The region CCCCTTTAGCTGTGATTACCGAAGATCACGCCCCCAGTGGCCGGAAAGTTCCGAGCGATCGTGAAACCATTAAATCCGGTTATGTCAACCGTTATGGCGATCCTTTAGGCTTAAAATCGAGTACCTGGGTTTCCCTTCTCAGTCCGATCAAAGATTTAGACAATTTTCAGCTATGGACAAATTGTGTTGTCACCTATCTGGAAAATCAAGGCGATCGCATTAATAAAATCCATTATCGTGACCCCAGTGGTAGAGAAAGGATAATTGAGGTGAAACAGGGGACTATGGTGATTGTTGCCTGTTCTGCCATTGAATCAGTCCGCCTCTTAAAACTATCGGCTAAAACTAATGCTGACTTTGATCGTCGGATCAACCAAAATCAAACCGAAGCCAATAGCTTATTAGGGAAATACTTTCTGACTCACTGTTTTGGAGGGGCTGAAACCATTGTCAGAGGAATTCCCAGACAAAACCAACCTTTGAGATTTGATAAATCTGTTTCTTTAGATAGTGACTGGGCTATTGATTGTTGCGCCACAGAAGACTTTTTGAGAAGCAATGGATTATGGGCCGGGGCAGCTATTTATAATAATACCTCCGATCAGGCCTTACCTATGTCTTTAGGACGGACTCACGGCAGTCAAGACTTAGATACCATTTGGCAAACCTTTGTCAACGATACCCGTCTCACAGGACAAGGATTAGTAGATTTTCTCGATGAAAACTTTGGAACACGCCTTTCTGTGAGTTTTATGGCCAATCAAGTTCCCCTGAGAAGCAATCGCATCGAACTCCATCCTACCGTAACTGATAAATGGGGCCGGCCGAGTGCTTATATTCGCAAAATTTGGCATAGCCATGATGTTTATCTGATGAGTGTTTTGGCAAAACAATGCGAACAAGTTCTCTTTTTAGGGCAGGCCAACGATAACTTAAACGAAATTGAAGAAGGAGGGATTTATTTAGCAGAAAATGCCTTAGCCCGCATTGCCAATCATATTTTAGGAGGGGCCCGTTTTGGTAACGATCCCAATGATTCTGTTCTCGATGTTAATTGTCGCGCTTGGCAATTTGATAACCTTTATGTGACGGATGGTTCCTTTATGCCTACTTCTGGGGGGCTAATCCTACCCATACCATTGAAGCAAATGCCTTTCGTGTAGCTGATCATTTATTAGGGAGACTGTAAATGGACCCAAGATTTAATGAGATTTTTACCCAACCCGAAAACTCTATTTTTCAGGTTGTTTTCTATCCCGATCGCATTTATCATGCCCAATATTTGAATGCCACTCGCAGCGATCGCTATCGTTACAATGTTCAGGAAGTCAGAAGCAAGCAGGATCTTAATGTTCTTAAAGGGGAAGTTTATCTCGATGGTCAATTTCTCAGCAATTTTGTGAGAATTGAATATCGTTCTAGTCATTTAGTAGAATTGGCCCGAGAAAAAGGACGTTTCTTACGACAAGAACTTTTGGCTTTTGTGAAAGTGATCCCAGAGAATGGACAAAATATTGCTGAATCTATGGTTAAACTGCTCTATTCTCCCTGGATAGATGCTTATCAAGTCGAAATCTGGGAAACCCTCGAACCCCCAACCAATAATTCCCATGATTTTAAAGTGTTGGATATGATGGGCTATCAAAAACCTATTACCCGTATTCCTGCCTTTAACCCAGCTTTAAGAGATATTAAAGCTCTGAAACAACTAGAACTAGCAGTTCGGGAAAATGATCGGGATCTTCCCTTTGGTTATACCATCAATAATCCTGCTTGGGATAACGATTACGAACGTTCCTATCAAGTTCCCAATACTCCTCAACCGAGTTCTAACTTGAATACCGTCAAGGTGGACAACTATTTGATTAACTTCCAACGGGGTTGGTTTATTCAATCAGAAGATGTAGAACCTGTACGATATTTAAACGCTTTGATGCAACCAAATAACCCAGATTTCGATACCACTGGGACGAATGTGATTGAGATGCGTTGGATTGTACAACGAGATTTAGGCAGTTCTCTCGTCTTCTTCCATGAAGTGACCATTCCTCCAGGAAAAGTGGAAGGAACTCACCGTCATATAGGGTCAGAAGAACTTTACTACATTGTTGAAGGAACGGGTATTGCTTATCTGGGGGTGGGAGATGATCCCAAAACAGATCATTTTCCTACTGTTACAAGAGATATTTTTGGCATAGGCAAAAAAGAATGTAAGGAATTACCAGTTAAACCAGGTAGCGTTATTTATACCAAGAGTGGAGGGATTCATGGTATCCGTAACCCTGGTAATACTCCCCTAAAATTTATCGCCTTCCTCTATCACAGCAGTTAATTGATGTCTACCACCGTCTAAAGGTGAATCGAACTTAAACGACTTAATTTCATCCCCTATAACCACTGAAAATTATCATGTTAATTGTTCATTCCGATGCCGTTTTTAGAGTTGAACCAGGTACGGTTCCTAGCTATAACAGCGATAATACCCTGCTGAGATTGATGGCCTTGCGGCAAAAAACTCAATTAGCTGCAGCAATAAAGTCTTACAAGGATCAGGCCGTAGAGAACCCTTTTTTGCCGTTGATTATATGGACTTACATATTATGCGGCCAGAATGTGGCATCGGGTTACATCGTCATCGAGATAATCAAGAAATCTTTTTTATGATTGATGGTCGTGGGTTAATGGTCGTCGGAGATTGGGCCAAGTTTCCTAACCGAGAACGCTGCTTTGAAATTCGGACACTCCAAGCGGGTCATTTTGCCATGTTAAAAGGTGGAAATCTTCATGGGTTAATGAATGTTACAGATGAAAATGCTTCCCTGTTTATGTTTGGAGGATACGATTAATTATTAAAACCTTTAACAAAGGTTAGTTTGACAAAAGTTATCATAGAAAAAACACTAGCGCTAGGGTATTTCGTATTTTCACCAACCCCACCCTAAAAGGGACGGGGATCAACCGAACCAATTCGGTTGACGAAAGAGGTGAATAGCCCTGCAACGCTTAGCAATCCCACAGACTTCCGAATACCTCCCTAGTTCGGATTCCCTCTAAGCCCGATTGGTACAGGCGTTGCTAAAGACAAGACATGGTTTGCTGAGTGGGCGAAGGGACTTTAAACTTACAAAGGGATTGGCTACGTTAAGTAGTCGGACATAAATAAACAATACTATGTTAAGAAATGTAACTAGGTTGTAACCCCTCTCCCTGCTCCGGCGCTCCCCTGCTCCGGCGCTCCCCTGCTCACTTCACCGTAACGTTTATTTTTGTCGAGTTACTTAGCGGTCAAACCAAAAAACAAATATCTGTCAGCGATGCTAACTGGAAACGGTTAGGGCAGATAGTCTTTAGTAAGGTAACTTTAATTAGACACTCAAACGGTTTAATCGTTACTTGTTAAAGAAATATAAAGCCGTCCTTCGCTTCGCTCAAGGATGGGGTTTCAAACCCAAATTTTCGATGAAGTATATTGGTATAGCTGAAGCAGCATATCTTTTAGGAGTTTGTCGTCAACGAGTACAACAATTACTCTATGCCGGTAGAATTAAAGGGGCTTTTAAAGAAGGAAGATATTGGCGAATTCCTTTATTTAACGGGAAAATGCCCCAAATTATTCCAGGAAAAAGAGGTCCCAAAGGCACTTGGCGTAAACGTCCTCAACAGGCAAAGACTTATATTCATGTCAATACAAAGATAATTCAAGCCAACCGCAAAAAAGTCGATAAAGATCCAGTAATTTGTGTCAGACAGGGTAATAGAGTCAAATATTGTCATAAAGTCGACATTTTAGGGGGACTTTGCCGAGTGGTGTATGACCCCTATCATCCCCAATCTTGTGGCGCAACTGTTTGGGTAGAAGTTAATCCAGTCGTGGCTGAACTTATCGGCAAAAGTAACCCTTTAATCACTCAATCTTTTGCCACTTCTTTTGCATAAACTAAGGTTCAATAACTGTTCACATACAAAAATTCTTCAAGGAGAGGCAAGATAATGTATCAAGATTTTGGCGCAGTTGTGAATAGGGATCAAGTGGAATTTAAGTTATTTATTCCTGATAATACGGTTGATAAGTCTCAATATACCAGAGGAGGATCACCACAAATTCAAGAAATTAGGATTCGGGGAGATTTTCAAGAACAAATAGGGGGTGTTTCAAAGGCTAAGGGATCATCTAGTTTTCTAAGACCCTGCTAAAAAAGCCCCTGACTCTTACCAGGGGTTTTTGCTTATAATAAAGTTTTATATATAGAGATTATGGCCGCTATGGTTGAAATTTACACTTGGAGTACCTGTCCTTTTTGTATTCGCGCTAAAGCCTTATTAACCAAAAAGGGCGTTGATTTTACTGAATATTGTATCGATGGCGACGAAGTAGCGCGAGAAAAAATGGCACAACGGTCTTATGGTCGTACAAGTCTACCCCAAATTTTTATCAATGATCAGCACATTGGTGGTTGTGATGACTTATATGCTTTAGAATCTCAGGGTAAACTTGACCCATTACTGCAAATATCGGTGGTTGAATGAAATTAGCCTTTATTATCGATCCCTTACCCCGTTTAGATCCTGGTCATGATACCACAGTCGCTTTGATGGAAGCTGCCCAAATGGCAGGTCATGAAGTCTGGGTAACAGAAGTTCATCAATTAAGTGTTATTGACGGCAAAGCTTGGGCTATTTTACAGCAAGTTCAATTAACCCCTGTTCAATTACAAGAGGGAAAATGGATAGCTGTTCCTAACTGGTATCAAGTCTCTGCCGGGGTTTTACGATGCCTAGAAGACATGAATGTGGTCTTTATGCGAAAAGACCCTCCAGTTACTATTCGTTATCTTTATGCCACTTATATTTTAGAGTTAATTAATCAGCAAAAAACCTTAGTAATTAATTCTCCTCAAGGGTTACGAGAAGCTAATGAGAAAATGTATACTCTGCAATTTTCTGCGGTGATGCCAGAAACCATTGTTAGTCAAAATAAAGCAATTATTCGAGAATTTGTAGAACAAAAAAAATTAGCTGTCCTTAAACCTTTAGGGGGAAAAGCAGGAGAAGGTATCTTATTTTTAGATCCCGGCGATCGCAATTTTAATTCCATTGTTGAAGTTAGTACCCAACAAGGACAAGAACCAGTCATGATACAGCGTTTTTTACCTGAAGCAAAAGACGGAGATAAACGCATTATTTTACTTAATGGTGAACCTATTGGGGCAGTTAATCGTGTGCCAACGGGTCAAGAATTTAGGGGTAATATGGCAGTAGGAGGACGAGTAGAAAAAACCGAAATTACTCCTAGAGAACAAGAAATTTGTGCTAAAGTTGGCCCAAAATTACGTCGAGATGGCTTATATTTTGTAGGTATTGATGTCATTGGTGGTTATTTAACAGAAGTCAATGTTACCAGTCCTACAGGAGTTCGAGAAATTGATCGTCTTGAGCATACTAATTTAGAAAAACAAGTAATTGACTGGTTAGAATCCCCAGATAAAAGTTAGGGAACGGTCGGTTAGGGAAGAGTCGGTTAGGGAACACTAAAAGAGCGATCGCTTCATTAGTGAGTTAAGAGCTTTAGTCGCTTTTTCTTTTTCATAGTTAAGCTATACAAAGAAAGGTTCCCTACGCAACCTATAATGGCAGTCCACGAAGGTGGACTTTGTTTCTATAGGATAAGGCTTTAGCCTTTTATTAATTATTAGTTTAGCATAGGTTAATTAATTAGCAGGTAGTACCCCAACTTTAACCTCAAGGGTCAAAGATTGACCATCACGTTCAACTTGTAAAGGTAATGTTTGGCCGATGGAAGTTTTTTCCACTGCTTGTTGTACTGTACCAGGATCTTTAAGGGGTTTTTGATCAATTTCTTGTAAGACATCACCAGGTTTTAAACCAGCTTGATCGGCCGGAGAATTTGGAGCAACATTCATAATTAAGATGCCAGTATCAGCTTGAATTGTTAATCCTTTAGTTTGTTGTAATTCCTGTTTAATTTCTGGAGTAATTCCCACCATTTGAATGCCTAAATAGGGATGTTCTGCTTTACCTGTAGAAATTAATTGCTGAGAAATTTGTTGCGCTTTATTAATAGGAATAGCAAAGCCAATTCCTTGTGCATCCTTAATAATAGCCGTATTCATTCCAATTACTTCACCCAGAGAATTCAATAAAGGGCCACCGGAATTACCAGGATTAATTGCGGCATCAGTTTGAAGAAACTCTACCCGTTTATCTCCAACTCCAACTTGAGAACTAAGACGACCAGTAGCACTAATAATTCCGGTTGTTACCGTATTATCTAAACCTAAAGGATTACCAATAGCGATCGCCCATTCGCCAACTTGAAGTTTATCAGAATTTCCCATTTTAATAGTTGGTAAATTATCGGCCTCAATTTTAATCACAGCTACATCAGTTACCCTATCTTCTCCTAATACTTTACCAATTAAAGTACGACCATCTTTTAAAGTAACAGTAACTTGATCTGCTCCATCTACCACATGAGCATTAGTCAAAATTTTTCCATCATTACTAACGATAAATCCTGAGCCTGTTCCCCGTTGAATCTGACTATTAGGAATCTCAGGAATTTGTGACCCAAAAAAGGGATCATTAGAAATAGAGGGATCTTCTGTTTTAACAGTGCGAGAAGCATTAATTCGTACAACTGCTGGCCCTACTTTATTAACCACATCAGTGACAAAATTACCTGAATCAGTAGGAGGTGCTAAAGCTAATTCTGATTGAGCATTAGCGGGTTGTGATTGGGTCAGATTTTTAATATTTTCTGTAATTAATTGGGGAAAATTAATCGCATAAATTCCCCCAACTCCTATACCAATGCCGAAGATAACTAAAGATAAAGAAGTTAAATATTGTTTGCCTTTTGATTGAGTATTATTCATATTAATTTGATTGTCTTTCATGACTATAGCTACCTTTAGATTGCTAATGGGAAGAGAAGAAAGTCAGCCCAGGTGAGGAGCAATCTTTTGGAAAACGGCTTGGGCTGACATTTATTAATGTAGATCGTAGATATGACTTACAGGTGACATGGTTATGACAATTTCATGTCACATTTTTAACAATCAGTTATGATTGTTTTACTACAATTAAAAAAGATCCCTTTTACTAAAAAATTGTTAAAATGACCCTAGAATTGCAAAACTCCCCTAAATCAAGGGACTTGACTCCTTTAGACTGTGATTTGACCATTGTTGGGGGTGGCATTGTGGGTGCTACCTTGGCCAATGCCCTCAAAAATTCAGGACTAAAGATTACTATAATTGAGGCTCAACCCCCGGAAAAATCTGCCACTAAACCCCAAGCTTATGCTCTTTCCCTCCTCTCAGGACGTATTTTTCAAGGAATTGGGGTCTGGGACAAAATGTTGCCTCAGATGGGCAAATTTAGCCATATTGCTCTCTCAGATGCGGATTATTCTGGGATAGTCAAGTTTCAAACCTCAGATTTAGGAACGGATTATTTGGGCTATGTAGGGCAACACAACAGCATTTTAAAGACCCTTCAAGAGGCGATCACGGGTTATTCTAATATTAGGTCGTTATGTCCGGCTAAAGTCGTTCAGGTCGATTATGAAGCGACTCAAGCTATCATTACTCTGGAGATAGCTCGACAAGTTCGACAAGTTCGCACAAAATTAGTCATCGGGGCTGATGGCGCGCGATCGCCAATTCGCACTTTAGGGGGTATTAAAACCCAAGGTTGGAAATATTGGCAATCTTGTATCACCTTTACTATTAAACATAATTGCCCTCGCAATGATATCGCTTTTGAAAGATTTTGGTATAGTGGGCCAATGGGTATTTTACCTTTACAGAGAAACCTTTGTCAGGTTGTTTGGACTGCCCCTCACACTCAAGCAAAAGCAATTCAAGAATTACCAGAATCAGATTTTTTAGCTCAGTTAAAAGAACGGACTCAAGGGTCATTAGGAGAGATAGAATTAGTGAGCGAGCGTTATTTATTTCCGGTACAATTAATGCAGAGTGAGTGTTATATTAAGCCTCGATTAGCATTAGTTGGAGATGCGGCTCATTGTTGTCATCCGGTGGGAGGACAAGGCTTAAATTTAGGGATTCGGGATGCGGCCGCTTTAGCACAAGTGTTACAAGAAGCAAATCAAAAAGGGGAAGATATAGGAGACTTAAAAGTATTAAAAAGATATGAGAGTTGGCGAAGACAAGAAAATTGGTTGATTTTAGGATTTACTGACTTTTTAAATCGGTTATTTTCTAATAATTGGTTGCCCTTGGTAGCAATACGTCGGTTAGGCTTAGAATTGATGGGTTTAGTGCCTCCATTTAAAAATTTAGCCTTGCGATTAATGACAGGTTTACTGGGAAAAATACCTCAATTAGCTAAAAATTGAGATCTCATTTATTGCAAAAAAATACGTTTTTATACCCGGTCGGGTTAAGCTATACAAACAAAGCCCGCAAAGGCGGGCTGGCTCTCCCGTATGTGTGGTGATAAGTAAAGCTTATAATTCGTGTCATTTTGCAGGTCGCTTATCTTCGTTGGTATTGTGAAGATGAATGTAACATGAGATTAAGACCTGATCATTAATCTGTGCAATTATGGAGTCAACCTCATTAAACTTAGTGGCGATCACTATTTTCGTCATGATGTTATCAGCCTTACTTGGCCCTATTTTCCACCTATCCCCCTTCATCCCTGCTGGTACAACGTTAGGAATTTTAGGATTAATGACCCTAGATACTTTAAGCTGGAAAGGTAAAGGGTTAACCTTATTATTAGATTTTTTTGCTTCGGCCGAAGATCGTCAACGAATTATTCATCATGAAGCGGGTCATTTTTTAGCTGCTTATTGTTTAGGAATTCCTATTAATGACTATACTTTATCTGCTTGGGAAGCCATAAAAAAAGGTCAACCAGGAATAGGATGTGTACAATTTAATGATACTTTTTTAGCTGAACAAAAAATACTAGAAACTCCTCTAATTATAGAACGATTTTCAACAGTTTTAATGTCAGGAATTGCTGCAGAAATTGTTATTTATGGTCAAGCTAATGGAGGAGAAGAAGATCGGCAAAATCTGAGAGAATTAATGATAGTATCAGGAATCAATCAAAACCATTATCAAACAAAAGCAAATTGGTCTATTTTACAAGCAAAAAATTTAATTATTAGAAATCAAGAAACCTATGAAGAATTAGTAAAAATGATGGAAAAAAGGCAATCAGTTGCAGATTGTTATCAATTACTACAAGAAAAACTTAAGCAAAATTAATTAGCCAAAATTTTGTAGGGGCGGGTTTTTCTTAACCCGCCGGAGGTTTTTTACATAAATCAATGATTTTCACCAAAAAAACTAGATAAACCCGCCGGAGTTTTTTTTACATAAATCAATGATTTTCACCAAAAGAACTAGATAAACCCACCCTGCTATGTGTAACTAATTTTGTTTAAGCACTTAGCACTGCTATATAATAGAAAAAATATTATAATCCCTCATGGTAGCAAGAAGACTTAAACAATTAGGAAAATATCTACTTCCCCACTGGCGAAATATCACATTAGGAATGGTTTCCTTATTGCTAGTTAATGGCTTAGGGGTCTATATTCCCCTATTAATTCGGGATAGTATTGATGATTTGCGTCAAGCTTTCAGTTTTGACCAAGTATTAAAATATGTGGGGTTAATTTTAATTTTAGCCTCAATTATGTTGGTCATTCGTATGGTATCCCGTCTCTTGATTTTTGGGTTAGGAAGACAAGTAGAATTTGAGCTAAAACAGGGTATTTTTGAACATATTCTTAGCCTTGAACCTGCTTATTTTTCCACTCATACATCAGGAGATTTAATTAACAGGGCTACTAGCGATGTGGATAATATTCGTCGTTTAGTAGGGTTTGCTTTACTCAGTATCATCAATACTATTTTTGCTTATGCTTTAACGCTTCCAGCCATGTTTAGTATTGATCTAAATCTAAGTTTATTAGCCGTTACCGTTTATCCCTTAATGTTAATTACGGTACAAGTATTTAGTAGAAAACTGCAAGAACAACAATTAGCCGTCCAAGAAAACTTATCAGATATTAGTGAATTAATACAAGAAGATATGAGTGGCATGGCCTTAATTAAAATCTATGCCCAAGAAGACAATGAACGTCGAGCATTTGCCCTTAAAAATGAACAATTATTAGCAGCTAATTTATCTTTAGCTCAAATTCGCAATTTACTGTTTCCTTTAATTGAGGCATTATCCTATATTAGTTTACTGTTATTATTAGCATTTGGCACTACTGCTATTGCCAAAGGAGTTATTAGTATCGGCGATTTTGTCGGATTAATTATATTAGTAGAAAGATTAGTTTTTCCCACTGCTTTATTAGGGTTTACTATTACTTCTTATCAACGGGGAGAGGTTAGTATAGATCGGGTAGAAGCTATTTTTCAGGCTCAATCTAAAATTCAAGATAAAGCGAATACAATTAATTTACCCAAAAAAGAAATAAAAGGAGAAATTACTGCACGTAATTTAACTTATACTTATCCTGGCTCTTTAGTACCTGCTCTTAAGAATATTAACTTTACCATTTATCCAGGAGAAACCGTTGCTATTGTAGGACCTATTGGGTCAGGAAAATCTACCTTAGCCAATGCTTTACCTCGTTTATTAGATATTAATTCTCAACAAATATTCTTAGATGGAAAGGATATTACAGAGTTAAAATTAAGGGAATTAAGAGATGCGATCGCTTATGTTCCTCAAGATAGTTTTCTCTTTAGCACCACCATCTACAATAATATTTGTTATGGTGATCCTATGAAAGATCCTTGTGAAGTAGAATTAGCAGGAAAAAAAGCTCAAATAGATGCAGAGATTCTCAATTTTCCGCAACAATATCAAACTTTAGTTGGAGAAAGAGGAATTACTTTATCAGGGGGTCAACGTCAACGAACAGCCTTAGCAAGAGCATTATTAATGGACGCACCTATATTAATCTTAGATGATGCCCTTTCGAGTGTTGATAATAAAACCGCAACTAATATTTTAGAAAATTTTTCTAGGGAACAAAATAAAACCGTTATTTTTATCTCTCATCAATTATCAGCCGCAGCACAAACAGATAGACTTTTTGTAATGGATAATGGTGAAATTGTACAGATGGGAACTCATGAAACTTTAGTCAAACAACCTGGACTCTATCAAAATTTGTGGAAACAACATCAGTTAGAATAGTAATGCTTGGTTCTTCGGTATATGTTATGTTAAATTATCATAAATAATGAACCTTAACTCTTTAGAGTTAAGCTAGATAAACAAAGGTTGCCTACGCAACCTATCATTTAGTCCACGAAGGTGGACTTTGTTTTTATAGCATAAGGCTTTAGCCTTTTATCCATTATCTAAATCTTTGTTAATAAGCTAAGACGCATTTAAACAGGGTATTTGGTTGTTTAGTACAAGAGCTTAAACTCCTTCTCCGGTGCTCCCTTTGCTCCGGCGCTCCCCTGCAATCTCAACTAGCAATTTATATGCTTAACAGCTTACCTTACCACAACTTTCATTAGCAGGAAGGGCTTCCATCATTTTTTGGGGATTAGGTAAGTTAAGATTGTTCATGAAGACAATGAAATTAGCCCGATCTCGCCCCACAAAACGAGGATTCCATTGTTTTTCTTCTCCAATAGTAGATACAGTTTGTCCACGATAATCATGACCAGGATAAACAATAGTTTCATCAGGAAGATTAAACAGTTTTTGAGTTACTGAATCATACAAAATTCCTGCATCCCCACTTTGAAAATCTGTCCGTCCACAACCTCTAATAAATAACGCATCTCCTGTTAATATATAGTGTCCGTTAACTAAATAGGCCATGTGAGTGTCAGTATGGCCAGGAGTAGCGATCGCTTTTATAATTAGACTACCAATGGCTAAGGTTTCGTCATCTTTAATCATTCGGTCGGCACAAGCAACTTGGGCGTTTTCGGGTACAATACCTAAACATCCGGTAATTTCTCTTAATTTACCCGTTCCGGTGATATGATCAGCATGGATATGAGTTTCTAGACAATAACACAAGGTTAAGTCCAATTCTTGTAATAACTGGAGATCGCGTTCTACTTGTTCTAAAACAGGATCAATAAGTACCGCTTGTTTAGTGGCGCGATCGGCGATCAAATAAGTATAAGTTGATGATTCCCTATCAAATAGTTGGCGCAATAACATAGGTTTATTAAATTAAATATGATTAACACATTTTAATATAAAAGGTGGAACAGGCATCTTGCCTGTTGTTCACCCCTAAATTTGCATCAGTTCTCAAGAAGTATTATCATAAAAAAAGTCTAAGTAAAAATTCATCAAGTTGTCTTACTATCATCAACATTCCCAGGCATTTTCTCCCACTTATCTCAGTGAGTTGCAAGGGCAAATCTTAGCGTCTCCTTACTTTACAGTAAATAATCTCAATCGAGACTTTATCGGAACAAAAGGCTTTTCTCTTGTGTTTCAACGTTCTTATTTAACCCAAGTTGCCCAAAATTTTCCTTATTTTAAACCTTATTTAAACCGAGTTGTCCAACCAGAATGTAATGCTTTTTATCTCAATCCCTTACTCCTGGAAATGGGTTCTCGTGTTGATTTTCATATTGATCGTTCTTTACGATCTTACTGTGAAACGATCACCCCACCTTTGGTAGTTAGTGTACTTTATATTAAAGTTCCAGGAGATTTATTAGGAGGAGAACTCATATTACGATCAAATAAGAAACAACTTGCACAAATTCGCCCACAAGTCAATAACTTAGTCTTTTTTCAAGGTGATTTAAGTCATGGTGTTAACCCAGTTAAAAGTTCAGGGATTCGTCTAAGTTTAGTCTGTGAACAATATAACCTCGATGATGAACAATTGAGAGAAATTCCCGATTTTAAACTAGAATCACGGGCTATTAAATCGGAAAAAAAAGCTAATAAATCTAAAAAAAGACGGTAGGCCGATACACTGTCCACCCTACTATAGTAGGACTTACGCAAGGACACTAAACGTAGGATGTGTTCCCAACGCATCCCACTATCTATAGCGTATTTAACTATTTTTTGCGTAAGTCCTATATAGAAAATCGGGCGGGTTTATGGAATTTATTGGTAAAAATAATAAATTGTTGTGAAAAACCCGCCCCTACATCAATTAATCTTCAGCTAACCAACGCACCGCATCTTTAGCATGATAAGTTAAAATTAAATCAGCCCCCGCCCGTTTAAAACTGGTAAGGGTTTCTAAGGTCACTTTTTTCTCGTCAATCCACCCATTAAGAGCGGCCGCTTTGACCATAGCATATTCACCAGATACATTATAAGCCGCCACCGGAAGGTCAGTCATCTCTTTAACCCGCCAAATAATATCCATATAAGATAAAGCAGGTTTAACCATCAACATATCTGCCCCCTCAGAGATATCTAAATCTACCTCTTTTAACGCTTCTCTGGCATTACCAGGGTCCATTTGATAAGTACGGCGATCGCCAAACTGAGGGCTAGAGTCCGCCGCATCCCGAAAAGGGCCATAATAAGCAGAGGCATATTTAGCCGCATAAGAAAGAATAGGAATATGTTCAAATCCCCACTCATCTAAACCTTCTCGAATCGCTTGTACAAACCCATCCATCATCCCAGATGGGGCAATAATATCAGCCCCCGCATTAGCTTGAGAAACGGCTGTTTTTTTCAATAATTCTAGGGTAGGATCGTTTAATACCCGTCCAGTTAAATCTCCCACTTCCAGATAACCACAATGACCATGACTGGTATACTCACACAAACAAGTATCCGCAATAACCACTAAATCGGGAACCGCTTTTTTAACTGCTGTAGCTGCCTGTTGTACGATACCATGATCATGCCAAGCCCCCGTAGCTTCAATATCTTTGA is a window of Aphanothece sacrum FPU1 DNA encoding:
- a CDS encoding helix-turn-helix domain-containing protein; this encodes MKYIGIAEAAYLLGVCRQRVQQLLYAGRIKGAFKEGRYWRIPLFNGKMPQIIPGKRGPKGTWRKRPQQAKTYIHVNTKIIQANRKKVDKDPVICVRQGNRVKYCHKVDILGGLCRVVYDPYHPQSCGATVWVEVNPVVAELIGKSNPLITQSFATSFA
- a CDS encoding GMC oxidoreductase — encoded protein: MEELGRRLTNNGQPISPYRTPLAVITEDHAPSGRKVPSDRETIKSGYVNRYGDPLGLKSSTWVSLLSPIKDLDNFQLWTNCVVTYLENQGDRINKIHYRDPSGRERIIEVKQGTMVIVACSAIESVRLLKLSAKTNADFDRRINQNQTEANSLLGKYFLTHCFGGAETIVRGIPRQNQPLRFDKSVSLDSDWAIDCCATEDFLRSNGLWAGAAIYNNTSDQALPMSLGRTHGSQDLDTIWQTFVNDTRLTGQGLVDFLDENFGTRLSVSFMANQVPLRSNRIELHPTVTDKWGRPSAYIRKIWHSHDVYLMSVLAKQCEQVLFLGQANDNLNEIEEGGIYLAENALARIANHILGGARFGNDPNDSVLDVNCRAWQFDNLYVTDGSFMPTSGGLILPIPLKQMPFV
- a CDS encoding cupin domain-containing protein, coding for MDPRFNEIFTQPENSIFQVVFYPDRIYHAQYLNATRSDRYRYNVQEVRSKQDLNVLKGEVYLDGQFLSNFVRIEYRSSHLVELAREKGRFLRQELLAFVKVIPENGQNIAESMVKLLYSPWIDAYQVEIWETLEPPTNNSHDFKVLDMMGYQKPITRIPAFNPALRDIKALKQLELAVRENDRDLPFGYTINNPAWDNDYERSYQVPNTPQPSSNLNTVKVDNYLINFQRGWFIQSEDVEPVRYLNALMQPNNPDFDTTGTNVIEMRWIVQRDLGSSLVFFHEVTIPPGKVEGTHRHIGSEELYYIVEGTGIAYLGVGDDPKTDHFPTVTRDIFGIGKKECKELPVKPGSVIYTKSGGIHGIRNPGNTPLKFIAFLYHSS
- a CDS encoding cupin domain-containing protein, which codes for MDLHIMRPECGIGLHRHRDNQEIFFMIDGRGLMVVGDWAKFPNRERCFEIRTLQAGHFAMLKGGNLHGLMNVTDENASLFMFGGYD
- a CDS encoding HhoA/HhoB/HtrA family serine endopeptidase, with product MKDNQINMNNTQSKGKQYLTSLSLVIFGIGIGVGGIYAINFPQLITENIKNLTQSQPANAQSELALAPPTDSGNFVTDVVNKVGPAVVRINASRTVKTEDPSISNDPFFGSQIPEIPNSQIQRGTGSGFIVSNDGKILTNAHVVDGADQVTVTLKDGRTLIGKVLGEDRVTDVAVIKIEADNLPTIKMGNSDKLQVGEWAIAIGNPLGLDNTVTTGIISATGRLSSQVGVGDKRVEFLQTDAAINPGNSGGPLLNSLGEVIGMNTAIIKDAQGIGFAIPINKAQQISQQLISTGKAEHPYLGIQMVGITPEIKQELQQTKGLTIQADTGILIMNVAPNSPADQAGLKPGDVLQEIDQKPLKDPGTVQQAVEKTSIGQTLPLQVERDGQSLTLEVKVGVLPAN
- the grxC gene encoding glutaredoxin 3; this translates as MAAMVEIYTWSTCPFCIRAKALLTKKGVDFTEYCIDGDEVAREKMAQRSYGRTSLPQIFINDQHIGGCDDLYALESQGKLDPLLQISVVE
- the gshB gene encoding glutathione synthase yields the protein MKLAFIIDPLPRLDPGHDTTVALMEAAQMAGHEVWVTEVHQLSVIDGKAWAILQQVQLTPVQLQEGKWIAVPNWYQVSAGVLRCLEDMNVVFMRKDPPVTIRYLYATYILELINQQKTLVINSPQGLREANEKMYTLQFSAVMPETIVSQNKAIIREFVEQKKLAVLKPLGGKAGEGILFLDPGDRNFNSIVEVSTQQGQEPVMIQRFLPEAKDGDKRIILLNGEPIGAVNRVPTGQEFRGNMAVGGRVEKTEITPREQEICAKVGPKLRRDGLYFVGIDVIGGYLTEVNVTSPTGVREIDRLEHTNLEKQVIDWLESPDKS